A DNA window from Candidatus Dormiibacterota bacterium contains the following coding sequences:
- a CDS encoding divalent metal cation transporter gives MLKRKPRARRGRAPGGLRPYVRWLLRSRLPRLAFLTALGPGLISGFADNDAGGITTYSVVGAQFGYDLMWVVLASMIALGITQEVGARLGLATGQGFGGLIRQQYGIRRAAFAIGVMLLANLGDTVAEFAGIGAALAIFGVPIAVSSALAALLIIFLLSRANFRRIQFVFLAVGIGTSLAYALSAILAHPDWGAALSYTVVPHGSVTTLYLVAVMGTVGTTITPWGQAFIQSYAADKHLGPKDLAASRIDVGAGAFLTNLVAGFIVVACAATLWSHGQTTIASAADAARALGPLAGHSAELLFALGLLTASLLGLGTVPLTSAYAVTEAFGWEKGLDRSWRQAPAFYGLLAFFVGFSALFVLIPGLPLIAVMYLSQVFDGLLLPFILVFVMLMSRDRRLLGRLRSSLPLYVAGWVVTGLITLLSVALVVSQLIGTH, from the coding sequence ATGTTGAAGAGGAAGCCCCGTGCCCGACGCGGCCGAGCCCCCGGTGGCCTGCGCCCGTACGTGCGCTGGTTGTTGCGTTCGCGACTGCCCCGGTTGGCGTTTCTCACCGCACTGGGTCCCGGGCTGATTAGCGGGTTCGCCGACAACGACGCCGGTGGCATCACGACCTATTCGGTCGTCGGCGCCCAATTCGGCTATGACTTGATGTGGGTCGTCCTTGCCAGCATGATCGCGCTCGGGATCACGCAGGAGGTCGGGGCCCGGCTCGGGCTCGCCACCGGGCAAGGGTTCGGGGGCTTGATCCGCCAGCAATATGGCATCCGGCGCGCGGCATTCGCGATCGGGGTCATGCTCCTGGCGAACCTGGGTGACACCGTAGCCGAGTTCGCCGGCATTGGCGCCGCGCTCGCGATCTTCGGCGTGCCCATCGCGGTGAGCTCCGCGCTTGCTGCGCTGCTCATCATTTTCCTTCTGTCCCGTGCGAACTTCCGTCGTATCCAGTTTGTCTTTCTGGCGGTCGGCATCGGCACCTCACTCGCGTATGCGCTTTCGGCGATCCTCGCCCATCCCGACTGGGGTGCGGCGCTCTCATACACCGTCGTGCCACATGGTTCGGTGACCACCTTGTACCTGGTCGCGGTCATGGGGACGGTGGGCACCACGATCACCCCGTGGGGCCAGGCGTTCATCCAGTCCTATGCCGCGGACAAACACCTTGGGCCGAAGGATCTCGCCGCATCGCGAATCGACGTTGGGGCGGGTGCCTTCCTCACCAACCTGGTCGCGGGCTTCATCGTGGTCGCCTGTGCCGCGACCCTCTGGTCGCATGGGCAGACGACCATCGCGAGCGCCGCCGACGCCGCGCGCGCCCTCGGCCCGCTGGCGGGGCATTCCGCGGAGCTGCTCTTCGCGCTGGGGCTCCTCACCGCCTCTCTCCTGGGTCTGGGAACGGTTCCTCTGACGAGCGCCTACGCGGTGACGGAAGCGTTTGGTTGGGAAAAGGGTCTCGACCGGAGCTGGCGCCAGGCGCCGGCCTTTTACGGCTTGCTGGCCTTCTTCGTCGGATTCTCGGCGCTCTTCGTCCTGATCCCCGGCCTGCCGCTGATCGCCGTCATGTACCTCAGCCAGGTGTTCGACGGATTGCTCTTGCCCTTCATCCTGGTCTTTGTCATGTTGATGAGCCGGGACCGCCGGCTGTTGGGCCGGCTGCGCAGCAGTCTCCCGCTCTACGTGGCCGGCTGGGTCGTGACCGGTCTGATCACGCTGCTATCCGTCGCGCTGGTGGTCAGCCAGCTGATCGGCACGCACTAA
- a CDS encoding ATP-binding protein, with the protein MKPRLRAPGVPLFVRIAAGYGLILLVMLAIAALTLVRLRDTAAVTDRLSREDVPELQLIDDLRVQILNEQIALTRFEGSVDTVPRGREDLLQPYFRAHDQIFGDLAALAQFEKDPGIAALIPTITRLRTQIQSVEAESSREIATLRSGLPLGAEGDAEIVLVDSARSTAASIADDIGLDIRISAVDAQKSASDSTRLVIMASLIGIGAALAVAIAVTLGISAPLRRLRASADRIAAGEMVEPGLTHRRDEIGSLSRAMTTMVRSLNQQASELKRSNADLEQFAYVASHDLQEPLRMVSGFTGLLKRRYGGKLDADADEYIEFAVSGANRMQSLINDLLSYSRVGREEVAAKAVDTQVALDQALANLQTAIDDRSAMVSCGQLPTVWANHGMLVRLFQNLISNALKFCKAERPIVRIQAEARGGDWVFSVADNGIGIDPQYKDRIFLIFQRLHKQSEYPGTGIGLAVCKRIVERNGGRIWLESEPGKGTTFFFTLPATGGQQIAA; encoded by the coding sequence GTGAAACCGAGACTCCGTGCGCCAGGCGTCCCACTCTTTGTTCGTATCGCCGCCGGTTACGGGCTGATTCTGCTCGTGATGCTCGCCATCGCCGCGCTGACTCTCGTCCGCTTGCGCGACACCGCGGCGGTCACGGATCGCCTGAGCCGGGAGGATGTCCCCGAGTTGCAACTCATCGACGATCTCAGGGTGCAGATCCTCAACGAGCAAATCGCCCTGACTCGCTTCGAGGGGTCGGTGGACACCGTGCCGCGCGGCAGGGAAGATCTGCTTCAACCCTACTTCCGAGCCCATGACCAAATCTTTGGCGACCTGGCCGCACTGGCTCAGTTCGAAAAAGACCCCGGTATTGCAGCGCTGATTCCGACCATCACCCGGCTCCGCACGCAGATTCAATCCGTAGAAGCGGAATCAAGCCGGGAGATCGCCACGCTTCGGTCAGGACTGCCTCTTGGCGCCGAAGGTGACGCGGAGATTGTCCTGGTCGACTCGGCGCGATCGACGGCGGCCAGCATTGCTGACGACATCGGTTTGGACATTCGGATATCAGCGGTTGACGCCCAGAAATCCGCGTCCGATTCGACGCGGCTCGTCATCATGGCCTCGTTGATCGGTATCGGCGCCGCATTGGCGGTGGCCATCGCAGTGACGCTCGGCATCTCCGCGCCCTTGCGACGGCTGCGCGCCTCCGCCGATCGGATTGCGGCTGGTGAGATGGTCGAGCCGGGGCTCACGCATCGGCGCGATGAAATCGGCAGCCTCTCACGCGCGATGACGACGATGGTACGGTCGCTCAACCAACAGGCTTCTGAGCTGAAACGCTCCAACGCCGATCTCGAGCAATTCGCCTATGTCGCGTCGCACGACTTGCAGGAGCCGCTGCGGATGGTGAGCGGGTTCACGGGCCTCCTCAAGCGCCGCTACGGCGGCAAGCTGGACGCCGATGCGGACGAGTACATCGAATTTGCGGTGAGCGGCGCCAACCGGATGCAATCGCTGATCAATGATCTGCTTTCCTACTCCCGGGTCGGCCGCGAGGAGGTTGCAGCCAAAGCGGTCGACACGCAGGTCGCCCTCGATCAAGCGCTGGCCAATCTCCAGACAGCGATCGATGACCGCTCTGCCATGGTGTCATGCGGTCAGCTGCCAACGGTCTGGGCGAACCACGGCATGCTGGTTCGCCTGTTCCAGAACTTGATCAGCAACGCCCTGAAGTTCTGTAAAGCCGAGCGGCCGATCGTTCGTATCCAGGCAGAAGCGCGTGGCGGGGATTGGGTCTTTTCGGTGGCGGACAACGGGATCGGCATCGATCCGCAATACAAGGACCGCATCTTCTTGATCTTTCAGCGACTGCACAAACAGAGTGAGTATCCAGGCACCGGAATCGGCCTGGCGGTATGTAAGCGGATCGTAGAGCGGAACGGGGGTCGCATCTGGTTGGAGTCCGAACCGGGCAAGGGCACGACCTTCTTCTTCACGTTGCCCGCCACAGGAGGTCAGCAAATTGCAGCATGA
- a CDS encoding response regulator has translation MSDIHELVQILLVEDNPGDVRLTREALKEAKFRNKVEVVGDGVEALAYLRRQGQYSGAMRPHLIMLDLNLPRMDGREVLAAIKKDEDLRRIPVVVLSSSEAESDIARAYELHANAYVTKPVDIDHFLQVVKAIEEFWVEIVKLPSE, from the coding sequence ATGAGTGACATTCACGAACTCGTCCAGATTCTGCTCGTCGAGGACAACCCTGGTGACGTGCGGCTGACGCGTGAGGCGCTCAAGGAGGCGAAGTTCCGTAACAAGGTCGAGGTGGTGGGTGACGGGGTCGAGGCGCTCGCGTACCTCCGTCGTCAGGGCCAGTACAGCGGCGCGATGCGGCCGCACCTGATCATGCTGGACCTGAATTTGCCGCGGATGGACGGTCGGGAGGTGCTGGCCGCCATCAAGAAGGATGAGGATCTCCGGCGCATTCCTGTGGTGGTGCTGAGCTCGTCCGAGGCCGAAAGCGATATCGCGCGCGCCTATGAGCTACATGCCAATGCCTACGTGACGAAACCGGTCGACATCGACCATTTCCTGCAGGTGGTCAAGGCTATTGAGGAGTTCTGGGTGGAAATCGTCAAGCTGCCCTCGGAGTGA
- a CDS encoding diguanylate cyclase response regulator yields MVVERTRVLLVEDNPGDARLVREALNEALPGQFMVQVAESLKQALETLRTAADEVDVVLLDLSLPDSQGLETYRAVHALSPACPILVLSGLNDESIALKAVNEGAQDFLRKARVDGEVLPRAIRYAIERHRMLEQVRQLAIADELTGLPNRRGFMLLAEYQRSLAERKGTSLCLIFLDIDRFKRINDQFGHEEGDKALRELAGLLLRTFRRSDVVARLGGDEFIVLMADTNSDGLRTVLDRVEKNIKAFNQEAQFSWQLSISVGVARSDPAHPVTLEALMASADQAMYREKEASRLAS; encoded by the coding sequence GTGGTAGTCGAGCGAACCCGTGTCCTTCTGGTCGAAGACAACCCGGGTGACGCTCGCCTGGTACGCGAAGCATTGAACGAGGCGCTCCCCGGCCAGTTCATGGTCCAGGTGGCTGAATCGTTGAAACAAGCGCTGGAGACGCTGCGCACCGCAGCCGACGAGGTGGATGTCGTCTTGCTGGATCTCTCCCTGCCCGACAGCCAGGGCCTCGAAACGTACCGCGCTGTCCATGCCCTGTCTCCAGCCTGCCCGATCCTGGTGCTATCGGGACTAAACGACGAATCGATCGCGCTCAAGGCCGTCAATGAGGGAGCCCAGGATTTCCTCCGCAAAGCGCGGGTGGATGGTGAGGTGCTACCCCGCGCCATTCGTTACGCGATCGAACGGCACCGAATGCTGGAGCAAGTCCGTCAACTGGCCATCGCCGACGAGCTCACCGGGCTCCCGAACCGCCGAGGCTTCATGTTGCTCGCCGAGTACCAGCGCAGCCTGGCAGAGCGAAAGGGAACGTCGCTTTGCTTGATCTTCCTCGATATTGACCGCTTTAAGCGCATCAACGATCAGTTTGGCCACGAGGAGGGTGACAAGGCGCTCAGGGAGCTGGCCGGGCTTTTGCTACGGACCTTCCGGCGATCTGACGTGGTCGCGCGTCTGGGCGGTGACGAGTTCATCGTCCTGATGGCCGACACCAACAGCGACGGTTTGCGGACCGTCCTTGACCGCGTAGAAAAAAACATCAAGGCGTTCAACCAGGAGGCACAATTTTCATGGCAGCTCTCGATCAGCGTGGGGGTGGCCAGGTCAGACCCGGCGCATCCCGTGACACTCGAGGCGTTGATGGCGTCGGCCGACCAGGCGATGTACCGGGAAAAAGAGGCGTCGAGGTTGGCATCATGA
- a CDS encoding ABC transporter substrate-binding protein — MRRLAVLMIVMALAASACGGSGAATPRTMTGTLTIAAFNPFSGPDASFGPEEFAGCYPAIQLINRAGGVLGHPLECLNVDTHGDPVAGELALRNLLASTPNLVAILGPSSDESVPTVPLIDAAHIPMFLDAGQRLYDRTSYQYLWRLTASDDGAGYALAIWAYKQGYRRGATLFGNDTDQTTVPTLLKGFRQLGGTIVINEPLVEGKTSYAGEVAAVIQARPDVIFTEIDPPSAAAFLSEFVKRQPAIPIVGTQATAQPDWLQAVSRSIGAHTLASTYAGVQPYAAPQGRPWEIFNDALLAAGPAVPNPGQWSSDPYAIANYDAVTIAALAMVEAGTTDPRFYNRFIKTVTDAGANAVVVHSFDEGITALAGKHPIQYVGPSGPIVFDPWHNVAGGFSVVSYDPSGETKLIGVVDAAALGKLSG, encoded by the coding sequence ATGAGGCGGCTGGCCGTCCTGATGATCGTGATGGCGCTGGCGGCCAGCGCCTGCGGCGGCAGCGGCGCGGCCACGCCGCGGACGATGACCGGAACGCTTACGATTGCCGCCTTCAACCCCTTTTCTGGTCCCGATGCGAGCTTCGGCCCGGAGGAGTTCGCTGGCTGCTATCCGGCGATCCAGCTCATTAATCGGGCCGGCGGCGTTCTGGGTCATCCGCTGGAATGCCTGAATGTCGACACGCACGGCGACCCGGTCGCAGGCGAGCTCGCGCTGCGGAACCTGCTCGCCTCGACCCCGAACCTCGTGGCCATCCTCGGCCCCAGCTCTGATGAATCCGTGCCCACCGTCCCATTGATCGATGCCGCGCACATTCCGATGTTCCTCGACGCGGGGCAGCGACTCTACGACCGGACCAGCTATCAATACCTCTGGCGACTCACGGCCTCCGACGATGGGGCTGGTTATGCACTGGCGATCTGGGCTTACAAGCAGGGTTATCGGCGCGGTGCCACACTCTTTGGAAACGACACCGACCAGACGACCGTGCCGACCTTGTTGAAAGGGTTCCGGCAACTCGGCGGCACCATCGTGATCAACGAGCCGTTGGTGGAAGGCAAAACGTCGTATGCCGGCGAGGTCGCCGCCGTGATCCAGGCCCGCCCCGACGTGATTTTCACGGAGATCGACCCACCGAGTGCAGCCGCCTTTCTTTCGGAGTTCGTCAAGCGGCAGCCGGCGATCCCGATCGTTGGCACGCAGGCCACCGCCCAACCGGATTGGCTCCAGGCGGTGTCCCGCTCGATCGGCGCCCATACGCTGGCGAGCACCTACGCCGGTGTTCAGCCGTACGCGGCGCCGCAGGGCCGGCCGTGGGAGATCTTCAACGACGCCTTACTGGCCGCGGGCCCGGCAGTGCCGAACCCGGGACAGTGGAGCAGCGATCCATACGCGATCGCGAATTATGACGCGGTGACAATCGCCGCCCTCGCCATGGTCGAGGCGGGAACGACCGATCCGCGCTTTTACAACCGCTTCATCAAAACCGTGACGGATGCCGGGGCGAACGCGGTGGTCGTGCACTCGTTCGACGAGGGGATCACGGCCCTGGCCGGTAAGCACCCCATCCAGTACGTCGGGCCGTCAGGACCGATTGTGTTCGATCCATGGCACAACGTCGCCGGTGGATTCTCGGTCGTGAGTTACGACCCCAGCGGTGAGACCAAGCTGATCGGTGTCGTCGATGCCGCGGCTCTCGGCAAGCTGAGCGGTTAG
- a CDS encoding DoxX family protein: MQDLGLLLLRIVAGVTLAAHGYPKLFGGPGKRAHPVLVKAMGPNYPAAVERSGPGFAVALEKMGVPNPKVAATASGLTELAGGIALATGLFTRTVALAVAFNMGVATYKAHWKNGFYGQGGYEFPLLLGTVAFSLCLTGPGRLSVDHLTSLK, encoded by the coding sequence ATGCAAGACCTTGGCCTGCTGCTGCTCCGGATCGTCGCGGGCGTCACCCTCGCGGCACACGGCTATCCGAAGCTGTTCGGCGGCCCAGGAAAGCGGGCGCACCCAGTGCTGGTCAAGGCGATGGGACCCAACTACCCGGCCGCCGTCGAGCGCAGCGGGCCCGGGTTTGCGGTGGCCCTCGAAAAGATGGGTGTCCCGAATCCGAAGGTCGCCGCCACCGCCTCCGGTCTGACCGAGCTTGCCGGCGGCATCGCGCTGGCCACTGGCCTTTTCACCCGGACCGTTGCGCTGGCGGTCGCGTTCAACATGGGCGTCGCCACCTACAAGGCGCACTGGAAAAACGGCTTCTACGGACAGGGCGGCTACGAGTTTCCATTGCTACTCGGCACCGTGGCGTTCAGCCTCTGCCTCACCGGCCCGGGCCGCCTGTCGGTCGACCATCTCACGTCGTTGAAGTAA
- a CDS encoding proline racemase family protein, translated as MSDSAGRRLMVSTVDYHTAGEPFRIVSGGVPSLRGRTILEKRRYALDHLDEIRQLLVFEPRGHADMYGGFVTEPEDEGAQLGVVFFHNAGYSTACGHGTIALVTWAIDAAMVPAVGPSVDVVVDVPSGRLKTVATMHDGRVRSVRFQNVPSFVLFDAVTVSTGGRMIEVAVAYGGAFYAIVPADCFELPIEAAFVPRFIDLGRQIKAAIEAERDIVHPLEPQLAGIYGVMFTAKNRNVTVFANGEVDRSPCGSGTSARLALLDRRGELARGATLMHESVIGGRFASRVVGETRVADYPALITEVEGSAHLTGYHQFVLEADDPIGLGFLIR; from the coding sequence ATGAGCGATTCGGCCGGCCGCCGCCTGATGGTGAGCACCGTCGACTACCACACCGCCGGCGAACCCTTTCGCATCGTCAGCGGTGGTGTCCCGTCGCTGCGCGGACGCACTATCCTCGAGAAGCGGCGCTATGCTCTCGACCACCTCGATGAGATCCGCCAGCTTCTCGTCTTCGAGCCACGCGGTCACGCGGACATGTACGGCGGTTTTGTCACAGAGCCAGAAGACGAGGGCGCTCAGCTTGGGGTGGTCTTCTTCCATAACGCGGGGTACAGCACGGCCTGCGGCCACGGCACGATCGCGCTGGTGACCTGGGCGATCGACGCGGCCATGGTCCCCGCCGTTGGTCCATCGGTCGACGTCGTGGTGGACGTGCCCTCCGGTCGCCTGAAAACGGTTGCCACCATGCACGATGGACGCGTTCGCTCGGTGCGATTCCAAAACGTCCCGAGCTTTGTGCTGTTCGACGCAGTGACCGTGTCCACTGGCGGGCGAATGATCGAGGTTGCGGTCGCCTACGGCGGCGCATTTTACGCCATCGTTCCGGCGGACTGCTTCGAGTTGCCCATCGAGGCGGCGTTCGTCCCGCGCTTCATCGACCTCGGCCGCCAGATCAAGGCCGCCATCGAGGCCGAAAGGGACATCGTCCATCCACTCGAACCGCAGCTCGCCGGGATTTATGGTGTGATGTTCACAGCAAAAAACCGAAACGTAACCGTGTTCGCGAACGGCGAGGTCGATCGCTCCCCATGTGGCAGCGGGACCTCGGCACGGCTCGCCCTTCTCGATCGGCGCGGCGAGCTGGCCCGCGGGGCGACGTTGATGCACGAGAGCGTGATCGGCGGCCGCTTCGCGTCACGAGTGGTGGGGGAAACGCGGGTCGCCGATTACCCGGCGCTGATCACCGAGGTCGAGGGGAGCGCGCACCTGACCGGCTATCACCAGTTCGTGCTCGAGGCGGACGACCCGATCGGCCTTGGGTTCCTGATCCGTTAG
- a CDS encoding MarC family protein translates to MNWQAFAEAFITLVVIMDPLGSAPIFISLTAGHTPNARRRAALVAAGAAGGVVVVFALFGRLILDYLHVSVESLTIAGGLLLLLVALQMLRGDEMEQPETANIALVPLATPLLAGPGAIAAVMVLTRRYEDGPGRLGVILGILATVVVVAVGLMLAARIARLVHPALIQLLTRVLGLLLAAIAVQFIVDAVRIIIAVR, encoded by the coding sequence ATGAATTGGCAGGCGTTCGCCGAGGCGTTCATCACGCTTGTCGTCATCATGGATCCGTTGGGCAGCGCCCCGATTTTCATCAGCCTGACGGCGGGGCACACCCCGAACGCGCGCCGGCGCGCCGCGCTCGTCGCCGCGGGGGCCGCCGGCGGCGTGGTGGTGGTCTTCGCGCTCTTCGGCCGGCTCATCCTCGATTACCTGCACGTCTCGGTGGAGAGCCTCACGATTGCGGGCGGCCTGCTCTTACTGCTCGTCGCCCTGCAGATGTTGCGCGGCGACGAGATGGAGCAACCGGAAACCGCGAACATCGCGCTGGTCCCGCTGGCGACGCCGCTGCTCGCCGGCCCGGGAGCGATCGCCGCGGTGATGGTTCTGACGAGGCGGTACGAGGACGGGCCCGGAAGGCTAGGCGTGATCCTCGGCATCCTCGCCACGGTCGTGGTGGTGGCCGTCGGCCTCATGCTCGCGGCCCGGATCGCACGCCTAGTGCATCCCGCGCTGATTCAGCTCCTGACCCGGGTGCTGGGCTTGCTCCTCGCGGCGATCGCCGTGCAGTTCATCGTCGATGCGGTGCGGATCATCATCGCGGTGCGCTAA
- a CDS encoding DUF2255 family protein: protein MAKTSEDLIWKLTESDEVQIDTRRDAKSPLHRTTIWIVPTEYGVYVRSYKGKKGHWYQEALANPSVTVRVGRRRVTARTELENNPLVIRAVSAGFRKKYGERWPDETKDMLKRSILPTTLRLTPV, encoded by the coding sequence ATGGCGAAAACGTCAGAAGACCTTATCTGGAAACTGACGGAAAGCGACGAGGTCCAGATCGACACCCGGCGCGATGCCAAATCGCCGCTTCATCGCACCACCATCTGGATCGTGCCGACGGAATACGGGGTCTACGTACGCTCCTACAAAGGCAAAAAGGGTCACTGGTACCAGGAGGCCCTCGCCAACCCGTCGGTCACAGTCCGAGTCGGGCGGCGGAGGGTGACCGCGCGCACTGAGCTGGAGAACAACCCGCTCGTCATCCGCGCCGTGAGTGCCGGATTCCGTAAGAAGTACGGTGAGCGCTGGCCGGATGAAACCAAGGACATGCTCAAGCGCTCGATTCTCCCGACGACGCTGCGACTGACACCGGTCTAA
- a CDS encoding DUF5996 family protein: MISTGAVRQLAEWPELPYDVWRPTMDTLHMKLQIIGKVRLAMTQRGPQWANVPLYLTARGLTTSPMWSGRTGFAIDVDLINHDVIVATNDGRLERVALDARPVADFYQELIGRLHTLGIDPAITIMPSEVDNPIPFPEDTVHATYDPEWAHRFGRLLARIDLVLKEHRGRFLGRTSAVSFWWGTFDLAVARYSGRPVQPSKDWGIIRRVGGDAEQCCVGFWPGNATLREPAFFAYAYPKPDGIENAALRPAEAGWRPAFGEFILSYDAVRRSPDPRQAILDFAESTFVAGATRQRWDPALLVSYDSR; this comes from the coding sequence GTGATCAGCACCGGCGCGGTCCGTCAGCTTGCCGAATGGCCTGAGCTGCCCTACGACGTTTGGCGGCCGACCATGGACACGCTGCATATGAAGCTGCAGATCATCGGCAAGGTCCGTCTCGCCATGACGCAACGCGGGCCGCAGTGGGCCAACGTGCCCCTCTATCTCACCGCACGCGGGCTGACGACGTCACCCATGTGGAGCGGCCGGACCGGCTTCGCGATCGATGTTGACCTCATCAATCATGACGTGATCGTTGCCACCAACGATGGTCGCCTCGAGCGGGTCGCGCTGGACGCACGGCCGGTCGCCGACTTCTATCAGGAGCTGATCGGGCGCCTCCACACCCTGGGCATCGACCCCGCGATCACCATCATGCCATCCGAAGTTGACAATCCGATCCCGTTTCCCGAGGACACGGTTCACGCGACGTACGACCCGGAGTGGGCCCACCGCTTCGGGCGGCTGCTGGCGCGCATCGACCTGGTCCTCAAAGAGCACCGGGGCCGGTTTTTAGGACGGACCAGCGCGGTTTCCTTCTGGTGGGGCACGTTCGATCTTGCGGTAGCACGCTATTCCGGCCGGCCCGTTCAGCCTTCCAAAGACTGGGGCATCATCCGGCGCGTGGGTGGCGATGCCGAACAGTGCTGCGTTGGGTTCTGGCCGGGCAATGCGACGCTGCGGGAGCCCGCCTTTTTCGCCTACGCCTACCCGAAACCCGACGGCATCGAGAATGCGGCGCTGCGTCCGGCGGAGGCAGGCTGGAGGCCGGCGTTTGGCGAGTTCATCCTTTCCTATGACGCCGTTCGCCGCAGCCCCGATCCGCGCCAGGCGATCCTCGATTTTGCCGAGTCCACCTTCGTGGCGGGGGCAACCCGCCAGCGCTGGGATCCCGCTCTACTGGTCTCCTACGACTCGCGGTAA